A part of Vespa crabro chromosome 20, iyVesCrab1.2, whole genome shotgun sequence genomic DNA contains:
- the LOC124430967 gene encoding beta-glucuronidase, which translates to MPKKMLLLFVFLIGSVKSGEFEVEFELPEVPNESAALPKEDIQPIPLPGQLYPRESESREVKSLDGLWDFIASPSDDVLKGYREFWYIDSLSKAGELIKMPVPSSYNDITTSKELRDHVGAVWYERTFFIPWSWQNQRIFLRFGSVNYLAQVWINNELVMEHEIGNLPFEAEITKYLFFGLKNRITVAVDNTLLQTSVPQGKIYDIITDNGTKHFQSYSFDFFNYAGIHRSVLLYTTPRVYIEDITVRTGVVDDMGIIKYTIQAAGLNQGEIPICTVTLHDSEENLVIKETDNTYLSGTLKVPKAKLWWPRGMNSTPGYLYTLEVRLSTQNDTSSDVYRLPIGIRTVSWTNTSLLVNGKPIYMRGFGRHEDAIIRGRGFDLVTMIRDYELLQWVGANSYRTSHYPYSDEVLDMADRLGFMIIDECPSVDTENFTPILLLRHKTSLSELVRRDKNHPSVIMWSLANEPRTQLQGADEYFKQIADHTKALDPTRPVTIALARSVQEDKVGQYLDVISFNRYNSWYVNSGRLDMIIDRVFTEAEAWHRKYDKPVLMSEYGADTLPGQHELPSYIWSEEYQTEMFSKHFEAFDRLRYEGFFIGEFIWNFADFRTAQTYYRVGGNKKGIFTRDRQPKMVAHHVRKRYYALEMEIDGTQLPQNLESYVSNFYSQHIEL; encoded by the exons ATGCCTAAGAAAATGTTATTGCTGTTCGTATTCTTAATTGGTAGCGTTAAATCGGGTGAATTTGAGGTTGAATTTGAATTACCCGAAGTACCAAATGAATCCGCAGCTTTACCAAAGGAGGATATTCAACCGATACCACTTCCTGGTCAACTTTATCCACGTGAAAGCGAATCACGTGAG GTGAAATCGCTTGATGGTTTATGGGATTTTATTGCCTCACCTTCTGATGATGTCTTGAAAGGCTACAGAGAATTCTGGTATATTGATTCACTGTCaaag GCTGGTGAATTGATTAAAATGCCAGTACCGTCTTCCTATAACGACATAACAACATCCAAAGAACTTAGGGATCACGTTGGTGCTGTCTGGTACGAACGTACATTCTTTATACCCTGGTCCTGGCAAAatcaaagaatttttctcAGATTTGGTTCTGTTAATTATCTCGCACAAGTT TGGATCAACAATGAATTGGTTATGGAACACGAGATTGGAAATCTTCCGTTTGAGGCAGAAATAACGAAATACTTGTTCTTCGGtttaaaaaatcgtataaccGTTGCGGTTGACAATACCTTGCTTCAGACCAGTGTACCACAAGGAAAGATATACGACATTATTACCGATAACGGAACGAAACACTTTCAAAGttattcttttgattttttcaattatgcTGGTATACAcag ATCCGTACTGTTGTACACTACACCGCGGGTATACATCGAGGATATAACTGTAAGAACCGGAGTGGTAGATGACATgggtataataaaatatacaatacaaGCGGCAGGTTTAAACCAAGGTGAAATACCAATCTGTACTGTGACCTTGCATGATAGTGAAGAAAACTTGGTAATAAAGGAGACAGACAATACATACTTATCTGGTACTCTTAAAGTACCTAAAGCTAAACTTTGGTGGCCCCGAGGCATGAATTCTACACCTGGTTATCTTTATACTCTCgag GTCAGATTATCAACACAAAATGATACCAGTTCAGACGTTTACAGATTACCTATTGGAATTAGAACCGTGTCATGGACGAATACGAGTTTATTAGTGAATGGTAAACCTATTTATATGAGAGGTTTCGGTAGACACGAAGATGCAATTATACGAGGCCGGGGTTTCGACCTTGTTACTATGATCAGGGACTATGAACTTTTACAATGGGTTGGTGCTAATTCTTATAGGACTAGTCATTATCCTTACAGCGATGAAGTCCTTGATATGGCTGATAG acttGGTTTCATGATCATCGACGAGTGTCCTTCAGTCGACACAGAAAACTTCACACCTATTTTACTTTTACGTCACAAAACATCCTTGTCGGAACTCGTTCGAAGGGATAAAAATCATCCTTCTGTTATCATGTGGTCTCTTGCTAATGAACCAAGAACACAATTACAAGGTGCCGATGAATATTTCAAACAAATTGCTGATCATACTAAAGCTCTTGATCCTACTAGACCTGTTACCATAGCACTTGCAAGAAGCGTTCag gaGGACAAAGTTGGTCAATATTTGGACGTGATTAGTTTTAATCGTTACAATTCGTGGTATGTAAATTCTGGTAGATTGGATATGATCATTGATCGTGTATTTACAGAGGCCGAAGCTTGGCACAGGAAATATGATAAACCTGTGCTTATGTCCGAATATGGCGCAGACACTTTGCCTGGTCAACACGAG TTACCAAGCTATATATGGAGCGAAGAATACCAAACCGAAATGTTTTCTAAACATTTTGAAGCGTTCGATCGTTTAAGGTATGAAGGCTTTTTCATTGGTGAATTTATTTGGAACTTTGCGGACTTTCGAACAGCTCAAa CTTATTACAGAGTAggtggaaataaaaaaggtatTTTTACAAGAGACAGACAACCAAAAATGGTAGCTCATCACGTTAGAAAGAGATATTATGCGTTAGAAATGGAAATAGATGGAACGCAATTACCACAAAATCTTGAGAGTTACGTTTCTAATTTTTACTCTCAACATATAGAATTGTAA